The Methanomassiliicoccales archaeon genomic interval ATTTCCGATCCAAGAGCTTCAACTCCTACCAAGGGTACTCCATACCCATGTTCCCCACCGAAAAGTGCCATATATTGAAGAAGCTGGATGTGGACGTTATCCATGCACAAGGCCTGCTTTTCATGGGCCTCCGAAGCATGCTCGCTGGAAGGACATTGAAACTGCCAGTGGTCGTTTCGTTCCACACCATGATAACTGATGCTGCCAAGTTCTACAACTTTACTCCGCTGCCAGATTGGGTCGTTACCCGGCTCATGTGGACCTATTTGAAAAGCCTGCTGAAGAGGGCCGACTCGGTGATCGTTCCAACAAAGGCCATAAGGATCGAGCTCGAGGAATCGGTCAGGCATATGAGGCATATCGAGGTCATCCCGACCGGAGTGGACACTGAAATGTTCAATCCCCGGAACGACGGTTCCGTCATGCGGGAAAAGTATGGACTGGATGGAGGCAAGGTCATTCTGACCGTGGGGAGGATCGCCTGGGAAAAGAACCTAGACCTGATCCTAGAGGGATTCAAGATCCTCCACGACCAAGACCCAGATACCAAATTGATCGTGGCCGGCGAGGGGCCGGCGAAGGGCCATGCCAAGCAAAAGGCGATCGACCTGGGGATCCAGAACAGCACCTTCTTTCCCGGATTCGTTCCGGACCAAGACCTTCCGGGATTGTATGCGGCCTGTGATGCCTTCACCATCGCATCGAAGTTCGAGACCCAGGGACTGGTCGTCCTGGAGGCCATGGCCACTGGAAAACCATGTAGCGGGATCAACTATCGGGCGATAGCGGAGATCATCAAGAACAACGTGAATGGCTTCACCTTCTCAGAGAGCCCGGAAAGCTGGGCGATCGCCACCCAAATGGCGCTGCGATCGAATAGTAGTGTATCGGCGCAGGCGAGGGCGCGGGCCGAAGAGTACTCCTTGATGGAGAGCGCAAAGAAGATGGTCGACCTTTACGAGTATGCCATCGAAGCCAAGAAGAAGAGACTGGCCAAATAGATCATAGCAGATGCTTGTAGGACCGGTCCCATTCCTTGGTGATGACATCCCAATCAAAACGTTCTACGGCCCGCTCCCTTGAAGCCCTCCCCATCAGCATGCGCTTGGTAGGGTCCGCAAGCAGCCCGGAGATGCTCCGGACCAATGCCTTTGTGTCTCTGGACGGGACTGTCTCGCCGCACTCCTTGGAGACTATCTCCTGGTTCCCGCCGACGGACGTGGCCACGATCGGTTTTCCGCTGGAAAGGGCTTCGTAAAGGACGACCGCGCTGGGTTCGTACAGGGAAGGCAATACGAAGAGGTCGGCCATGCTGTAATAAAGAGGCAATTTCGGCTCTGGGATGCCGGTAACGAACCTGACCGAGCCCTGCACGCCCCGCTCGGACGCCTGTAGGATCAGTTCTTCCTTCAGTGGGCCCTTCCCGATGATCACCAGCTCTGCGTCCTTGATCTCCTTCCGGACGATGGCGAAGGCGTCGATCAGGTACTTGAAGCCCTTTTGCTCGATCAGCCTGCCATTCGACAGGATGACCGATCCTTCACCCAGGCCAAGCTCCTCCTTTAGGCCCGAATGATCAAGACCGGGCTTGAACTTCGATGTGTCAACACCATTGTAGACCACAGAGCATCGGTCGCGTATCGGCTCCGGAATGGTGTCCATCATCGTTGCATTGCTGACACAATTTATCCGATCGCAGATGGAGAAGATACGGTTCCCCATTGTGTCATCGTACATTCCTCCCCAGAAATCCACGCTTTCCGAGATCCCTCGAGGCCTGGCATTGTGGATGGTCACCATGAGCTTCTTTCCGATCCCGTGCTTCACTTTATGATATGTTAAGGGAGAATACCAGAACCGGTTGTGCACATGGAAGATATCGTTATTCCCGCACTCCCTCGCAAGGTCCCGGTTGATGGATGGCGCCAGAGTGAATGGGGGAGGCAGAAAGAAGGGCATCCTATCAAAGAAGATTGAGGGCGAGCGGATGACATTTATCCCTCTGATCTCCTCCCGCTGAATCCCATTGGCCTGGGGGATCATGGAGGTAAGAACATCCACCTGATAGCCGTGGTCCTTGACCAGACGGCTCCCCACCTCTAGGACGACCTTCTCGGTCCCCCCATAATACGGGAAGAACAAAGGATCCAACATACAGACTCTGAGACCGCTCACGGCATCCAGTTTGATATTGTATGACGGTATAAAAACATTGATTTAGAGTTCAAACCACATGGGAAAGCAAGGCGTGTCCCACCATCCGTTCTCACGCGGCCTTAATGGTCCACGTCAAAGTAAGGACTGGCTTTGTTCTCGACCAAGCGAAAGCCATATTAACGAATATTTGTTAAACGTCCTTGAAATGTTCGATATTGGCCTCGTTGGTCTTAGTGATCGCGATAGGCCTGACCATTTTGATGTCGATGCACAAGGAATGAGTGATGCCGAATGAAGGTGGTCGAAGTAAACGCGTTCCATTATCCATACATGGGTGGAATCGAACATCGCATACACCACCAGTCCCAAAGGTTGGGGAAGAAGCACAAGGTGACCGTCCTCACCTCCCGACTGCCGGACACGCCTGAAAGGGAAAGGATGGACAATTATGATGTGGTGCGGCTCGACTCGCGCTTTGTGAACTTCTACAATCCCCCCCATGTCATCACTCCAGGCATCCTCGAAGCGATCGAGGAACTGGACCCGGACATCGTTGATTTTCACTATAGATGGTCGGGAACCTACAACAAGGCAGCACGTTCCTATAGGGGAGCAAAGACGTTCACGTTCCACAACACATTCGGGGAGGGCGTTGGACTGCTGAGGCCGTTCTCACTCCTCAATGACGCCCTTTGGAAGCCTCATCTCCTGAAATTCGAGAAAATCATCTGCGTCAGTGAGTTCGTCCGGAAAGACCTTATCTCCAGAGGCTTCGGTCCCGATCAGCTGGAGGTCGTTTCCAGCTGCATTGAGATGCCTCTCCCGCGAGAGCAGAGGGAAGAGGATTACATCCTGTTCGTGGGAAGATTGGTCGCGACCAAGGGCATTCCTTACATCTTGCATGCGATGAGAGAGGTCGATACCCGCCTGGTGATATGCGGAGACGGCCCATCCCGGCATAGCCTTGAAAGGATGGCGGCCAAACTCGGGGTGGAAAAAAAGGTAAGATTCGAAGGAAGGGTCTCAGAGGAAAGAAAGGCCGACCTGTTCGCCGGATGCAAGATGCTGGTCATGCCCTCGCTCTTCGAATCCCTGGGTCTGGCCGCGGCAGAGGCGATGTCGTACGGGAAGCCCGTGATAGCTTCGACATCGGGCGGACTGCCGGAAGTGGTGGGGAAGGGAGGCCTGGTGGTTCCGCCCCGTGACTCAAAAAAGCTGGCTGAGGCAATTAGGAGCCTGCTTGAAGATGAAGAACTTAGACATTCCCTTGGGGCGAAGGCGAAGGAGATAGCCGCGCAATACTCATGGGACCTGGAAGTGGAACGGATAGAGAGCATCTATTCAAGTCTAGTGTCAGGATCAAAATAAAAGGAAAATTGTTTGGAAAAGAGATCCACCCGGTCACGCGATGGAGACCAGGGTGATCGTGAAGCTCAACGTCTTTCCGATCAGCTCGGTGTTGGCATTCCGCTGTGCCGTCCCTGAGGCTACGTTCACATTGTCCAGGATGAACAAGGTACCTCTAGAGTCTACGCCACGGACCATTCCCGAGTCACTGTCCTTTATGTCGTGGACAAGGACGATCTGCCCTTCCGCTGAGATGGAGGTATCCACGGTCGTGACGGTGATGTTCCATCCGGAGGCGCTTTGGGTCGAGTTGCTGAAGATGAGATAGCTCTGTCCCTGTACCGGGGAGTTCTGTACCCTGACAATGTCTGCGTCCGAGTTGGCAAGCAGCACATTGACCGGCCACTTGTAGACCGGGTCGGTGACCGTCATCCCAGCCACGGCCGTTACGGAATATTTGGTTATGAACTGGGAGAACGACATGTTCTCATAGACGTTCTTGGTCTCGGTGAGATTGAAGTTTGTGACCTTGCTCAGGACCAGGTTTCCATATGCCTCCGAAGGGGGAATGGTGACCGTCTTGGTCTCGCCAACCTTCATTCCGATCACCGCATTGTTGAAACCGGCGATGAGGGAGCCCGATCCCACGGTGAACGGCAGCGGGATATAGGACGAGTTGGACCTAAGCGCAAAGGACAATGACTTGGGAACAGACGCATCGTTCGCCACGCTCTGTAGCGAGGTATCGAAGACTCTTCCATCCGCAAGCTTGCCAGTGTAATCGACCTTGACCGTGTCCCCGGTGGCGACGGTGCGGTTCTTTTTGTTCGTATCTTCCTGGTTTCCCTGGTAAAGTACTATGACGAGCGTGCTTGCACTCAGCATGACTAGGACGATGATTATGATCAGCGCCGTCTTTGCCAGACCGCTCGTGTCATTCTTCAACTTCTTCGGGAACATAGTGATTACAGGGCACGCAATCGATTCTCTGCACTTAAACCTTGTCGTTATAGCTGGCTATGGCCTTGAGGCTCCTCCGGCAACCCACAATTTTCCAAGGGCTCACGCTCATGGAGAAACCATAGTGCCCTAATCTGACTTGATCCTCCCATCGAAGATGAATGTGGATTCCCGCTTGAGGCACGAAAAAAGCTATGGCCAGTCCCTAGGAATATTCAAGGAGGACATACCTTCCGGACATTCTTTTTATATCACACTGGCGTTTATTGGCACAGTCAAGAATGGCGATAAGATGAAGACCCTTTACATTCACGCCGATTATATGGAGTACGAATCCAAGAAACCTACTCCAGTGGCAGAGAAGGACATTCCCGAGGACATGCACAAGGGCCGTGCCGAAGAAGTGCTCGTCGCATTCACCACCGTGGAGAAGCAGGACCAGGACAATGTCGAGGAAGTAGCCGAGCTGGCGGTCAAGAACCTGCTCGACGTCTTTGCCAAGGTCAAGGCGGAAAGGGTCATGCTTTACCCGTATGCACATCTCTCCTCGGAGCTTTCCGACCCTGAGACGGCCAAGAAGACGCTGAGGACCATGGAGTCACTGCTAAAGGACAAGGGAGTGGAGGTGTCCCGGGCGCCGTTCGGTTGGTATAAGGCGTTCAAGATCAGCTGCAAAGGTCACCCGCTTTCCGAGCTGTCGCGAGAGATCAGGGTGGCGCCGAAGAAGTCTGCGCCGACGGAACAGATCGACAATATCGCGCTGCTGAAGCAGATATCCAAGGCCAAGCTCAGCAAGGAGAACCTCAAGGACAATGACCACCGGATACTGGGTCAGAAACTGGACCTGTTCAGCTTCTATGACGTGGCCCCGGGGATGGTGTTCTGGCATGCCAAGGGGTTGACCATCAGGAACGCCCTGATCGATTTCTGGCGGGACGAGCATCGCAAGGCCGGCTACCAGGAGATCAAGACCCCTCAGATCATGAGCGATATTCTGTGGAAGGTGTCCGGTCACTGGGAGCACTATAAGGACAATATCTTCCTCACCAGTTACGACGAGCGACAGTTCTGCGCCAAACCGATGAACTGTCCCGGAGGGATCCTGGTCTTCAACAGCAAGGAAAGGAGCTACCGGGAACTGCCGCTGCGGATGTCGGAGCTCGGAGAGGTCCACCGGGTGGAGCTGTCGGGAGTCCTGTCCGGGCTGTTCCGGGTCATCCAGTTCACCCAGGATGATGCCCATATCTACTGCATGGAGGAACAGCTGGAGAGCGAGATCAACAGCATCATCAACCTCATCGACAAGTTCTACAAGCTATTCGGTTTCGAATATCGGATGGAGCTGTCGACGAAACCGGATAACTCCATGGGAGACCCACTTCTGTGGGAGAAGGCAGAGAGCACCCTGAAGAGAGTGCTTGACGGCAGGAACGTCAAGTATGAGATAAATGCCGGGGATGGGGCATTCTATGGGCCGAAGATCGATTTCAAGATACGGGACTCTCTGAACCGGGAATGGCAGACGGCGACCATACAGCTGGATTTCCAGATGCCGGAAAGATTCCAGATCAAATACGCCGGTGATGATGGGAAGATGCATCAGCCGATCATGCTGCACCGGACCGTCTACGGTTCGTTGGAACGCTTCATCGGCATCCTGCTGGAACACATGAATGGCAACCTGCCAGTGTGGCTTGCGCCGGTCCAGGTCCGGGTCATATCGTTCCGGGAAAACAATAACAAGTCCACCGAGGCGGTCCATCAGAGGCTCTTCGACCTGGGATTCCGCGTCGAAATGGACCTCAGCCCCGGGACGGTCGAGGGTAAGATCAGGGACGCAGAGATGCAGAAGATACCTTACATCATCGTGATGGGCGACAAAGAAGAACAATCCAACACCCTGGCGATAAGGCGGCATGGAGCCAAAGGAGCGAAGTTCGGGGTCAAGCTCGAGGATTTCGAGACCCAGCTGAAGGAAGAGTGCAGCCTGAAACGACTTTCCTGATCATCTCATGCAGCCGAGAACGGCCACATCAACCATGTAATGAGACGTGTTCGGAGGCTATATTCGATTCCGGGCGATGTCCGGAGAGGCCAGGCTAAGAAGCCTTTGAGCGTTGGAGAAAATAAGAAATCAGACCTTTTTCATGGGACTGATATAAGAATGAAAGTAGGAATGGGATCAATTCCTGTTCCCATCACCTTTGCCGGCCTTATGTTCATCAGCCTACCGTAGGGTGACCAATGGTGTGGCGTAGTAGGACGGAGTAATGAAACTGACCGATGTCGACGACCCGTATGAAGGGACTATTTTGACCGTCGCTGCGGTGGTGTAGCCCAGGTTCAGTCCGGTTATTGTGACAGTAACCAGGTCCCCCTGCGAAACGACACGGTTATCGTCGGTCCATGTCGCGGCCGAACCGGTCGTGTTCGCCCCGTAGGTCGAATTGACGGCTGCACCGCTGGCCGTGGCAGACCCCGCTGCAAAGTTCAGCCTGGCATTTGTGTTGCCACTGACGACTTGGATAGAGACCGGGTCCATATTGATATTAGGGCTTCCAGCTTGGAGCCTCATCTGGATGATGAGATCGGTGATCTGGCTATATCCAGCGTTGACCTTGCCGGTGACATCCTGGACGACGAATCCGGAGGCGACGTTGTTGATGGCCTGATTTCCGGTGTTCTGGGCCTGCTCCCTTACCTTATTGGCCGTACCGATCAGCACGGAGGCGGCCATCGCCGCGATCAGGATCATGGCGATGAAAATTATCATTGTTCCAACCCCCATTTCACCGCGCCTATTCTTTTTCAACCAGATCTTTTTCATATTCTCACCGATCTTTCGATGACCACTAGTGGCACTGCGGCTCGCTAGAATATTGTCTTCCCATAAGTTACCGGAAAGCTGTCTATATGAACCTGGTAGTGCAGAATGTCATTATCGATACTGAGAATTGGACCGGAATCGGAACGTCTGGCTATATGAAGTGTGTTTCGAATCATATCATTATCCAAAGTGGCGGTTGAATTCTGTGGTCCGAGCAAAATGGAAATGCGGATCCTTGATGGCGCCCATTTCCTAGCTCCATCATCCGAGGTTTTTATCGAAGGCATATGGAACTTCATTCAGGAAGGACACCTCGTTAACCGATTGAACAGAAGCTTAACCGAGAATTCTGAACGCGGTCCGAGTGCCGCTCGGTTGCCGGAAAAGAAGAAAATAACGAAAGGAAGGGGTTTCGGGAGACCGAGGACGCTCTCAGTCTCGGCCGATGGCCGCGACCACTGCATCGCCCATCTCGCTGGTCGTCGCCTTTCCGCCGAGGTCCTGGGTGTATACACCCTGGTCCAGGGCGGCCCTGACGGCCTTGAAGATGACATCCCCCAGGTCCCGACGGCCCAGGTTGTCCAGCATCAGTTTTGCTGCCAGAATGGTGGCGATCGGGTTGATCCGGTTCATGCCCTTGTACTTCGGGGCGCTGCCATGGACCGGCTCGAACATGGAGATGCCCTTGGGGTTAACGTTCCCGCCAGGTGCCAGGCCCAGTCCTCCAGTGACCTCCGCGAGCAGGTCTGTGACGATGTCACCGAACATGTTCGGTGCCGCGATCACCCTGAACTTGTCAGGGTTCTTCACGAGCGCCATCGTCATCGCATCGACGTACATGTAGCTCAGCTCCACGTTCGCCTGCTTGCACTTCTCTGTCCAGACGTCCCTCCACAGGCCGTAGATGTTGCTGCAGACGTTCGCCTTGTCGATGACGGTGATCTTCTTTTCGCCGATCATCTTGCAGTAGGTCAGGTTGAAGTCGGCGAACCTCTCGATGTTCTTGCGGGACATCATTCCGATCTCGAACGCGAACTCGTCCTTGGCGTCGGCGTCGGCCTGGAGCTGGACCCTCATGTCGTACAGGTTCCTCTTGATCTGCATGTTCAGCTTGCCGTGGCCTTCCTGGACCCTTCCGCCGATGCCGACGTAGTAGTCCTCGGTGTTCTCACGGAACACATCGATGTTGAAATCCATGTCCCTCTTCAGGCGGCCGAATGGCTTCCATAGCGGGGCTGGACGGTGATTGATGAACTGGTCGAACTGGAATCGGAGCGCCAGCAGTATGCCCTTCTCCAGGACGCCCGGTTTGACCCGGTCGTCCCCGACCGCTCCAAGGTAGATGGTGTCGAACTTCTTCAGCTGCTCCACGTCCTCGGCGGTCAGCAGCTTGCCGGTGCGCAGATACCTCTCGGAATTGATGTCCATCTCTTGGAAGTCGAACTGCACCGAGTAGTTCTCGGACAGTTTCCGCAGCACCTTCATTCCCTCGCTCACTACCTCTGGTCCGATGCCGTCTCCTGGCAGGACAGCTACTTTGAACATCTCTTTTCCTCCTTTATCTTGGCCATCAGGCCGCCTTTCTCGATCAGGTCCTGCACGAACGGCGGGAACGGATCGAACTTCCACTCCTTCTTCTGGGTCTCGTTCTTGATCATCCCGATCTCGAAATCGACGGAAAGGACATCCCCTTCCACTGCCTCGATCTTGCATTGCACCGGCAGCAGACCCACATTGATCGAGTTCCGGTAGAATATCCTGGCATAGCTCTCTGCCACGACACAGGATACTCCCATCTGGAGCAGCGCCCGTGGGGCATGCTCTCGGCTCGAGCCGCTTCCGAAGTTGCGCCCGGCCACGATGACATCGCCCTTCTTCACCTTCGCCGCCATGCCCGGCCTTACCTTCTCGAAGGCGAACGTGCCCAGCTTATCGTTGTTGTCGCTGGTCAAGCGTTCCGCCGGGATTATCTGGTCGGTGTCGACGTGATCCCCGAACAGCCAGACCTTGCCCTTGATTTTCTGCATATCGATCACTCATCCTTGACATCTGAAGGCAGGGATATCTTGCCGGTCAGCGCGCTGGCGGCCACTACTGCCGGCCCAGCCAGGTAGACCTCGGACTCCTTGTGGCCCATACGGCCGATGAAGTTACGGTTGGTGGTGCTGACGCATTTCTCGCCTTTTGCGAGCACGCCCATGTGCCCTCCCAGGCAGGCGGCGCAGGTCGGGCCGGAGACGAAGGCGCCGGCGTCCACGAACACTTTTAGCAATCCCTCTTCCATCGCCTGCTTGAAAACCTTGACACTTGCTGGAACGACTATCATGCGGACACCGTCCTTGACCTTCTTCCCCCGCATGATCTCGGCGGCTATCCTCAGGTCCTCGATCCGGCCGTTGGTGCACGAGCCGAGGAACGCCTGGTCGATCTCCACGTCCACATCCTTCACCTTCCTTCCGTTGGAAGGCAGGTGGGGCAATGCGACCATCGGTTCCAGCTCGGATAGGTCATACTCCAGCGTCTGCGAGTATCTTGCCCCGTCATCGGCGTAGACCGCCTTGAAGCCTTCCCGTCTGGAGGCTTTCATGAAGGCTATGGTGGCGGCGTCGGTCGGGAATATTCCCGCCTTCCCGCCAGCCTCGATGGCCATATTACATATCGTCATCCGGTCCGCGACACTGACCGCGGATATCCCGGAGCCTCCGAACTCCAGGGTTTTGTATGTGGCACCGTCCACGCCGATGTCGGATATGATCTTGAGGATCAGGTCCTTCCCCCCGACATACTGGTTGAACCGGCCCTTGAGCAGTATATGCACCGATTCCGGCACCCTGAACCAGAGCCGGCCAGTGGCGAACACCGCGGCTGCCTCGCTCGACCCAACGCCGGTGGAGAATGCGTTCAGAGCACCGTAGGTGCAGGTGTGTGAGTCGGCACCGACGATCAGGCGACCGGGCGCGGCGAACCCTTCGTCCACCATGACCTGATGGCAGACTCCGCCCCTTCCCACCTCATAGTAGTTCT includes:
- a CDS encoding glycosyltransferase; this encodes MRIAMFTDSYLPSRDGVVTSILLSRKSLEALGHEVIIFAPEPKDPKQREDGVYYFRSKSFNSYQGYSIPMFPTEKCHILKKLDVDVIHAQGLLFMGLRSMLAGRTLKLPVVVSFHTMITDAAKFYNFTPLPDWVVTRLMWTYLKSLLKRADSVIVPTKAIRIELEESVRHMRHIEVIPTGVDTEMFNPRNDGSVMREKYGLDGGKVILTVGRIAWEKNLDLILEGFKILHDQDPDTKLIVAGEGPAKGHAKQKAIDLGIQNSTFFPGFVPDQDLPGLYAACDAFTIASKFETQGLVVLEAMATGKPCSGINYRAIAEIIKNNVNGFTFSESPESWAIATQMALRSNSSVSAQARARAEEYSLMESAKKMVDLYEYAIEAKKKRLAK
- a CDS encoding glycosyltransferase family 4 protein; translation: MSGLRVCMLDPLFFPYYGGTEKVVLEVGSRLVKDHGYQVDVLTSMIPQANGIQREEIRGINVIRSPSIFFDRMPFFLPPPFTLAPSINRDLARECGNNDIFHVHNRFWYSPLTYHKVKHGIGKKLMVTIHNARPRGISESVDFWGGMYDDTMGNRIFSICDRINCVSNATMMDTIPEPIRDRCSVVYNGVDTSKFKPGLDHSGLKEELGLGEGSVILSNGRLIEQKGFKYLIDAFAIVRKEIKDAELVIIGKGPLKEELILQASERGVQGSVRFVTGIPEPKLPLYYSMADLFVLPSLYEPSAVVLYEALSSGKPIVATSVGGNQEIVSKECGETVPSRDTKALVRSISGLLADPTKRMLMGRASRERAVERFDWDVITKEWDRSYKHLL
- a CDS encoding glycosyltransferase family 4 protein, whose amino-acid sequence is MKVVEVNAFHYPYMGGIEHRIHHQSQRLGKKHKVTVLTSRLPDTPERERMDNYDVVRLDSRFVNFYNPPHVITPGILEAIEELDPDIVDFHYRWSGTYNKAARSYRGAKTFTFHNTFGEGVGLLRPFSLLNDALWKPHLLKFEKIICVSEFVRKDLISRGFGPDQLEVVSSCIEMPLPREQREEDYILFVGRLVATKGIPYILHAMREVDTRLVICGDGPSRHSLERMAAKLGVEKKVRFEGRVSEERKADLFAGCKMLVMPSLFESLGLAAAEAMSYGKPVIASTSGGLPEVVGKGGLVVPPRDSKKLAEAIRSLLEDEELRHSLGAKAKEIAAQYSWDLEVERIESIYSSLVSGSK
- a CDS encoding FKBP-type peptidyl-prolyl cis-trans isomerase, with amino-acid sequence MFPKKLKNDTSGLAKTALIIIIVLVMLSASTLVIVLYQGNQEDTNKKNRTVATGDTVKVDYTGKLADGRVFDTSLQSVANDASVPKSLSFALRSNSSYIPLPFTVGSGSLIAGFNNAVIGMKVGETKTVTIPPSEAYGNLVLSKVTNFNLTETKNVYENMSFSQFITKYSVTAVAGMTVTDPVYKWPVNVLLANSDADIVRVQNSPVQGQSYLIFSNSTQSASGWNITVTTVDTSISAEGQIVLVHDIKDSDSGMVRGVDSRGTLFILDNVNVASGTAQRNANTELIGKTLSFTITLVSIA
- the thrS gene encoding threonine--tRNA ligase, yielding MKTLYIHADYMEYESKKPTPVAEKDIPEDMHKGRAEEVLVAFTTVEKQDQDNVEEVAELAVKNLLDVFAKVKAERVMLYPYAHLSSELSDPETAKKTLRTMESLLKDKGVEVSRAPFGWYKAFKISCKGHPLSELSREIRVAPKKSAPTEQIDNIALLKQISKAKLSKENLKDNDHRILGQKLDLFSFYDVAPGMVFWHAKGLTIRNALIDFWRDEHRKAGYQEIKTPQIMSDILWKVSGHWEHYKDNIFLTSYDERQFCAKPMNCPGGILVFNSKERSYRELPLRMSELGEVHRVELSGVLSGLFRVIQFTQDDAHIYCMEEQLESEINSIINLIDKFYKLFGFEYRMELSTKPDNSMGDPLLWEKAESTLKRVLDGRNVKYEINAGDGAFYGPKIDFKIRDSLNREWQTATIQLDFQMPERFQIKYAGDDGKMHQPIMLHRTVYGSLERFIGILLEHMNGNLPVWLAPVQVRVISFRENNNKSTEAVHQRLFDLGFRVEMDLSPGTVEGKIRDAEMQKIPYIIVMGDKEEQSNTLAIRRHGAKGAKFGVKLEDFETQLKEECSLKRLS
- a CDS encoding archaellin/type IV pilin N-terminal domain-containing protein; this translates as MKKIWLKKNRRGEMGVGTMIIFIAMILIAAMAASVLIGTANKVREQAQNTGNQAINNVASGFVVQDVTGKVNAGYSQITDLIIQMRLQAGSPNINMDPVSIQVVSGNTNARLNFAAGSATASGAAVNSTYGANTTGSAATWTDDNRVVSQGDLVTVTITGLNLGYTTAATVKIVPSYGSSTSVSFITPSYYATPLVTLR
- a CDS encoding isocitrate/isopropylmalate dehydrogenase family protein, which encodes MFKVAVLPGDGIGPEVVSEGMKVLRKLSENYSVQFDFQEMDINSERYLRTGKLLTAEDVEQLKKFDTIYLGAVGDDRVKPGVLEKGILLALRFQFDQFINHRPAPLWKPFGRLKRDMDFNIDVFRENTEDYYVGIGGRVQEGHGKLNMQIKRNLYDMRVQLQADADAKDEFAFEIGMMSRKNIERFADFNLTYCKMIGEKKITVIDKANVCSNIYGLWRDVWTEKCKQANVELSYMYVDAMTMALVKNPDKFRVIAAPNMFGDIVTDLLAEVTGGLGLAPGGNVNPKGISMFEPVHGSAPKYKGMNRINPIATILAAKLMLDNLGRRDLGDVIFKAVRAALDQGVYTQDLGGKATTSEMGDAVVAAIGRD
- a CDS encoding 3-isopropylmalate dehydratase, translating into MQKIKGKVWLFGDHVDTDQIIPAERLTSDNNDKLGTFAFEKVRPGMAAKVKKGDVIVAGRNFGSGSSREHAPRALLQMGVSCVVAESYARIFYRNSINVGLLPVQCKIEAVEGDVLSVDFEIGMIKNETQKKEWKFDPFPPFVQDLIEKGGLMAKIKEEKRCSK
- a CDS encoding 3-isopropylmalate dehydratase large subunit, whose protein sequence is MSNNDPKTISEKIMSLKSGTDAHAGDIVEAEVDYVMVNDVTGPLAFQEFEALGCEPMRERIVLIPDHFVPNKDIASAQQAKEMRQFAKKWRIENYYEVGRGGVCHQVMVDEGFAAPGRLIVGADSHTCTYGALNAFSTGVGSSEAAAVFATGRLWFRVPESVHILLKGRFNQYVGGKDLILKIISDIGVDGATYKTLEFGGSGISAVSVADRMTICNMAIEAGGKAGIFPTDAATIAFMKASRREGFKAVYADDGARYSQTLEYDLSELEPMVALPHLPSNGRKVKDVDVEIDQAFLGSCTNGRIEDLRIAAEIMRGKKVKDGVRMIVVPASVKVFKQAMEEGLLKVFVDAGAFVSGPTCAACLGGHMGVLAKGEKCVSTTNRNFIGRMGHKESEVYLAGPAVVAASALTGKISLPSDVKDE